The DNA window gACAGGTGAGAACTGCAGGTAGAGAAGGCTTTATACTTCCCACTTGATGATGAGACTCTCAGAATGGAAGAAATAACTTGAGTATAAGAGTAAAgaatacctaagagtggaataCCACCAAAGATGGTACCAATGAAATAGATTAATAGGTTATTGATGGAGGTGTCAGAACAGGCAAGTTTGAGGAGCTGAGAAGGGTCACAGAAGAAACTAGAAATTTCCACATTCTTGAAGCAGGTAAGTTGTAATACAAGCAAATTGTGCAGCTGGGAATccaaaatgctaattaaaaaagacatcaaaactaAGAAGccacagaggtgtgggttcatgGTGACTGGGTAGTGcagtgggtgacagatggccacaaacctgtcataggccattaCAGTCAGGAGGAGGCTATCCAAACAtccaaaaaggatgaaaatagacATCTGCGTCAGGCAGCCTGCATAGGAAATGACCCTGCTGTGAGTTTGGATGTTCACAATCATCTTGGGAATGGTGGTGGAGGTGTAACCAATATCAACcaaggacaggttggagaggaagaagtacatgggagtgtggaggtgggagtccgAGATGACAGCCAGAATGATGAACAGGTTCCCAAGCACGgagaccaggtacatggacaggaacagCTCAAGGAGGAGGGGCTGCACTTCTGGATCATCTGAGAGTCCCAGAAGGAAGAATTCTGAGACATGTGTTAAATTTTGTGATTCTTTGTAGCTTGTACATccactggttaaaaaaaagaaatagataaaagacAATAAGAAAAGTGTCAAAAAACCACTCTGTCTATATTTTGGATTTAAGTTTTTCACTAATATTCACATTTGAGGACTGTACACCCCAGAAACTTCAGGAATATTTCTCAGTTGTATTAAACTCAGTCTTCTGAACTCTTACTTTATTGCTTTTCTATGttatttacttctttctctccacACGTACTTAGAGACCCTTGGCTGAAGAATTTAGAACAGGATCATTAGAGATGACAAGTCCATGATCACAGTAAAATAGAGCCAAACTTTTAAAGACAAAGTATCAAgatgaaatattttcccatttaagaaaataaaacgattctaaatcaagaaaatataagcagtcacatataattttaaaactcagaCACAGGGCTAGAAATTACCTTGCCTTAAAATATGCACAAACATTCTACGAGTGCTAGATCATGTTagcttcatttaaatttaaaatcaaatgtaaaCAATCAGACCAGTGGTTCTCCTTCCTAATAAATCAATATATATGtcagtgatatttatttatttatttaacttatacTGAGGAatagttgttttacaattttgtattaattatcaggtgtatagcaaagtgattcagttatacgcacacacatacatatacacatatacacacatatataaatatactttttcagattctttcctcatttaggttataacaaaatattgaatatatttccctgtgcaaACTTTTCTAAGGGgatgatttatttaaattaaggtatttaaggttttttttgtttatgtgtcTTTTACGCAAGAAACCTATTAAGGAGAAATTCAAATCTATTTTATAAGacctaaaaaacacaatatttaGCTTAAACTTCAAAGGCAGATGAATTAATTCACACATCTATTTCTTGCTTATATTTACaactatattatattatttattatttattattgctatttataTCAATTTTTTCTTATGACAGTCCTATGAAAATTCTGCTGCCTTTTCCATATAAGTAAGAATTTCTGTATAATATATGAATGGAGGTTAGGTATTTGTACACTAACAATTTATGTGTGTTCAATTTTGGTAATAGATGCCTACACTTCTTGTACTAATGCATAAATCAATTACCATGAACTACATCCTCTTATAATTAATGGTTGtattgaaaattttctttaaatctgtCTAATACTTCTCATTTCATGAGAGCTCCACATAAAATTTTCATCTCTTAtgggaaatattttcaatcttaggttttcttctttttgactaTGCCTccagcattcaggagttcccaggccagggactaaacttgcaccacagtagtgactcaagccacagcagtgacaacaccaagtcctgaacctgatgagccaccagggaattcccaatcTCGTATTTTCAAACTGAACTATGACATGTATGACTATTCATAGAAAACCCTATAAACCACAACATTTGTGCCATAATGGCCCCTATAACAGCAGGCTCATTCTCATAATTCACAAACGAGACTGAatccaaaaaaggagaaatgaattcATCAACCTTAGTTTTCCCTTTGGGAATCAAACTAAGTTTTGAAAGAAAGCTACTCATTAACTGTGGTGGGGAGAAGAGCACCCCAGTACAAGAATAAAGAGATCATTGTCTGAGTCCAGAATCTCTTACCCCCTATATGTAGAGTGTGTAAATCTCTCAAGCATTCTTTACTTTGTGTTCCTTATtgcaaaaggggaaaataaagctGATGTGTAGGACATTTGTGACACCTAAAggaaatctggaatctaataataatgtggtcattgttttttttttttccacaggcaTTTCAGTCATTAGAATAATGTATTTAGTAATTAAATATCATTCCCCAATTTAATGCCCTTTTACGTATTACATGGCAGGGAGATCAAAACCTTTCTTATCTCAGGGCACTGAAGCAATGAATGACTTGAAGTCCAAAAATGTGTCTAAGTCCATTCAATAAGTTTTACCTCCCTcagctttttctttctgcttcacatTTTCAACACTTATGAAAATCTCTGCAGTGGTTTTTCAATAGTTGAAAGTGATGAtgcaattaaatagaaaatagtaGGTCCCATGGAAAATTTATGATGAATATACAAACAAGCATTGTTTTATCTTATCTCTAGCCTTATGGGACTTTCCTTAAAAAGGGATGAAACACAGGCATGAACGGTCCTGGTGATGAAAGCCATATTGCCTATGCTTTGTTTCTGTGAACAACTGAAGGGTCTCTTCAGTATTTAATGGAaatggtttctgttttcattttttctcttttttatctttaatcacctaaattgttttttaaaggattattcaATTAacctttttcagttttattgagaaattattGACATATATTACTGTGTAAGTTAAAGGTGAACAGCataatggtttgatttacatatattgtgaaatgattgtcTTTGGTGCCTCCTCTGTGCCAATAAGGGATAGACTCTGTGGAATTAGAAATAAGTTATAAtctagagaagccctttcagtatttcttttagagtgggcttagtattgctgtactcttttagcttttgtttgttggagaaactcGTTacttccccttctaatttaaaatatattcttgctggatagattattctaggttgcaaagtttttcctttcagtattttaaatatatcttgccactcccttctggtctgtagtgtttcggtagagaaatcatctgatagccttatgggggttcctttaaaattagtgttttgcttttctcttgctgcctttagaatcctttctttatctttaacttttgccatttttattataatatgtctttgtgtggacctgtttgggttcagcttgtttggggtcctctgtgcttcccgtatcttgatatctgtatgctttagatttggaaaatttccagtgataatttcttcaactatattttcaatccccttttcttcttttccttctggaattcctattatatgtagatttgcctgctttatattatcccataggtctcttatattgctttcatgttttttcatttggctttctgtctgatgtcctgattgggtgatttccattattttatcttccatatcactaattcattcctctgcattattcattctgctctttattgccttaagctcagtttgtatatttgcaaatgaattttctcgtttttcttggctcctccttatattttctagttcctttctaaaggagtctgcattactgttaatatcctatcttaattccttcagtatttttcaatatctcccttttgaactcaatgtctgtcagactgcagaggtctgtttccaTTATTGActactttaggtgaattctcctcttcctttaactgggaatggtttctgtgcttcttcatcttgcttgtgtttttctttttctgtgagttcagggaagccaaactgtagtcttgtaaggctaatTCTATGCAAGGataaccctttgtattttttgggggggttactatttatttttggtgtgggagtttgaatatttgatGTATCTTTccttggtgtgagcaggctgttgttcccaggatgctcagtgtgttttcagggagaaggaggcaatgggtaggacCAGCAGTCAGTTCCTGGTTTTTGGGCCCTCAATAGcaacaaggacctgcaggaatgtggcacaggctactcccagtctcagggccctggaaagtggtaataagctctaggcagatcttcaaggtgaccagagcatttggcagtagcagcaacAGAGTActtgagttcccaggggagtgagagcaacaacagcttgtgtttgatggcactgccctcctctgaggtgattggaactgcaggtggtgcctgttcagggacccctattgtgAGCAGGCCATggccatctctagagtcagtgatcaCTGCAGTGGTGTGCCCCCAACACCTGTacaccatgcatgaagcaacctgtctcacttagcccacacatgAGGTGTTGTAAaaggtgctcctagttgcaggatcctgggaagtcaCAGAGATCAGACGTGTGGGTACTGCACAGaatatttggcagtggcagcagcagggtgggtgtttTCCCAGGGGTGTGAGGGCACtgacaggtggtgttcagtcacaatgccctctgTGGTGTTCTTTAGGGGAacggggctgcaagtgatttttgttcagatatctccaatggcagtgggccatgcctgCCTTTgaaatcagggataactgtggcagtttgcccctgccacctgcagaccatccaagaagcaccctgtccacttagcccacacaggaagtGCAACACCAGTTGCTCCtagtagggtcttgggaagggacagtgactaAGTGTCTGGGGGttacccagagcatttggcagtggcaacttcagggtgggtgtgttcccaggggagtgagagcaacagcatatggtggttgGTTGCAatggcctcttttttttctttttggcaactGCTGAGGTGGCTGGGGGGactggtggagcccactcacagaccCTCAGTGGTGGAAAGCCatgcctctctctggcctctgagacgacCACCACAGTCTGTCCCTACCACCTGTGGATCATGAAAGgggcaccacattgcacttagcccccttatgcccttagccaACACAAGAGGTGCTTGGcaactggtagcctgcacaagaagtgcctaatctcccctaaatgagcaagggTCTTCATGCTGCTGGTAGCATCTGCAGAACCACCCTGCCCTctaattaggatggaggaaaccacaattggaaaacaatcatttaaataagccagcatgcagatctaaacatgaagatgttaaaaaaagatatcaaaatcatacaatgtggagaaggaaagtaagaaaatatggattcttttttttttattttagtgatgtgtctgagcctatatgactatcaggcaaaagcaagcagatataagaagggcttaacatgcttaaaaaacagggaaaccacaaatcaaaactaaacattacattcacaaaaactgaaaagtattcaagcataaaataaatggaaaccatccaactcaaaaaagaaaagaagaaaagagaaacagaatcaactggaaaacaaggttaaaaatggcaataaatacgtatctatcaataaccaccttaaatgtcaatggactaaatgctccaatcaaaagacacagagtggcgaattggataaaaaagcaaaaaccttcaatctgctgcctataagagactcaccttagagcagaggacacatataaattgaaagcgagaggatgggaaaagatatttcatgccaatggacaaaacaggaaagcaggagtttcaatactcatatcagacaaaatagactttaaaacaaaggccattaagaaagacaaaaaaggacactatttaatggttaaaggatccattcaagaagaggatattaca is part of the Sus scrofa isolate TJ Tabasco breed Duroc chromosome 2, Sscrofa11.1, whole genome shotgun sequence genome and encodes:
- the LOC106508080 gene encoding olfactory receptor 7E24-like, whose product is MYLVSVLGNLFIILAVISDSHLHTPMYFFLSNLSLVDIGYTSTTIPKMIVNIQTHSRVISYAGCLTQMSIFILFGCLDSLLLTVMAYDRFVAICHPLHYPVTMNPHLCGFLVLMSFLISILDSQLHNLLVLQLTCFKNVEISSFFCDPSQLLKLACSDTSINNLLIYFIGTIFGGIPLLGILYSYTQVISSILRVSSSSGKYKAFSTCSSHLSVVCLFYGTSFGVYFSSAVSHFPKKGVVASVVYAVVSPLMNPFIYSLRNRDIKSALWRLLNRIV